In Armatimonadota bacterium, the genomic stretch GGTTTCGCCCGCAACTACTTGTTCCCGCGCGGACTTGCAATCGTCGCCAACCGAGCCCAGGTTGACGCCCTTGAGAAGCGAAACGCTCGCCTCCTTGAGAAGACCGCTGCTCAGAAAGCAGAAGCTGAAGCGCTGAAGGCAAAGATCGACGGCCAGTCGGTTAAGATCGAAGCCAAGCTCGGCGCCGATGGCGTCCGCCTCAACGGCTCCGTTACCTCTGCCATGATCGGCGACGCAATCAAAGCCCAACTCGGAGTCCAACTCGAGAAGAAGCAAATTGCCCTCCACGACGCCATCAAGCGACTCGGAACCTACCAGGTCGACCTAGACCTCCACCTCTCGGTTCACGCTAACGTGAGCGTAGTCGTGTTCGATCCTTCGCTGATCGTTGCTGAGACCGAAGAAGTCGAAGCCTAAGCTTGATATCTACAGTGAGAAGCCCTCGCTCAACGAGCGAGGGCTTCTTTGCGCTCCGGCACAGGTCTATCATTGGTTTGGACGGTGTTTTCCCGGTCCCGCCTACCCCTTTCTCCGACTCACTTCCCGCCATTCATGCGCTTTAACTGCGAGAGCATGAAATCTACATTCATGAACGGATCGCCGCCAGTGCGCTTCCAGTGGATCCGTCCTTGCTTGTCAATCAGGATCGTGGAGTGCAGCTCCATGTCCTCAAAGTCATCGTAAGACGAAAACCGCCGCGCATTCTCATGCGCGTTATCCGAAAGGAACTTGACGTTGGCCTGGTCCAACGCCGTCGCTTTTTTCAACTCCGCCGGAGTCGCGCTACAGACCGCCAAAACAACCGCATCCTCCGCCCCGAATTCTGCCGCCCGATCATTAATCGCCTTCAGCTGCCCCACGCAATGCGTACAAGCCGCGCCAAGAAAGAACACCAGGACCACGTTCTTACCCTTCATATCTGAAAGCCGTACCGGCTTGCCCTGACGATCCACCACCTGCAGATTCGGTGCCTTGAACGGTTCCCAATTCATCGGCCCAATCGCATCCAAATCCCGAGGACGATACACCCGCTCCGGACGCGGAGTCTCCGAAATTGGTGTCGCTCCCAACTTCAACGCTCGAACCTCTTCCAGCCACTTCAAACCCGTGTCAGCCTGTGACCAAACGTGCTCCAACCGGCCGGCATACATCGT encodes the following:
- the rplI gene encoding 50S ribosomal protein L9 → MKVILNQTVPKVGKAGTVVTVADGFARNYLFPRGLAIVANRAQVDALEKRNARLLEKTAAQKAEAEALKAKIDGQSVKIEAKLGADGVRLNGSVTSAMIGDAIKAQLGVQLEKKQIALHDAIKRLGTYQVDLDLHLSVHANVSVVVFDPSLIVAETEEVEA